TTAGGGCATACAATTTTGTAAGGAACTCTTCTAATTGCAGTGAGGCAAAATTATTTGTAAATCTTACTGATTTGAGCGCTTCACAGCTTAGTGTTCTAAAGCTGCCTTCGAACGCTGTTATAATTATAAATGGGGTTTCTTATAATTTAAGCTGGAATCCAGCTTTTAATCGATTTTATTATGATTCATCGTTGGCAGGTTACCCTGCTTTGGCAGATGGCACGATGATTACTACCGTTTTTAATGATGGCTGCAGTGTGATAACCCGTACAAGCGCTGTGAGTATGGATGATACTTTTTTGGATGTTGGCTGCTCACCAGTTATTGATCAATCAGAATGTAAAGTCAAATATCAAATTCAGATTATCGGTGATCGGGATATAACAGTTGATGGCATGACCGATCGAGATGTTTATTTTTGCAGTCAAAATGCATTAATTTTTGAAGTAAGGGTTTCTGATTCTCCAGAGGTTTGGCGTGTTCTTAACGGTTCTGAAGTTGTTCCTGCGGCCATTTATCCAGCTGGAAATCCAATGAATGTTACTAATGGATCAAGTGGCGTAATGGCTTCTGCAAAAAGTTATTGGAATGTTTTTCAGACTGGAGTTTACAGGGTGACAGCATCTGATAACTGCCATAATGTTCAGAAACTATTTGAAGTTAGCGATAGTGATCCTTTTAGGGGGTTTTCTATTTCTGAATACCCCTCCTCCCTTCTTCAAGGCACTTCTACCATAAAAATTAAACAGCCCAATGCAAATTTTGAGGGGTCTGTTGTCATTAAGGTTTCTCGTGTTGATGGGCAGTCAGGCATGGCCATTAATCCGAATCAGCCTTACACGCTTGCAGGATCTTATGCTATTGATTTTCCTATTATTCGATCGGTAGCTTCTTCTGCGGATGCGGATTTTTTCATAAGTGACCTGCCTTTGGGGGATTATAATGTTGAGGTGACGTCCGGCTGCGGTTCTATTAACGGAATATCTAAATTAATGAAGGTGACTTTAGATCAAGCTGCCGATTATAATCCATATTATAATGTTATACAAGGCTGTGGGAATTCTCATAGAATAGATTATGATTTAAATCAGGGGTTAATGCCTATGGACGCAAAATTGTAGAATTGTTTGCCTCAGATCCATCAGGTGGTTTAGGTGCTCTTGTAGCCTCAAACAATTCTTCTAGCACACCAGGTTCTTGTTCAGGTTTTTTTGCAAATGTGCCTTCTGGAGATTTTATTATCCGTTATACAGATCTCAGTCCAGTGAATGGGCATTATAATCAATATTCTGCGGCATTAAAGAAAACTGGTCCTTTTGAATTTCAGCATCCTGTAAAAATCGCTTCTTATTCGAAAGGTAATGTTAAAGTATCAACAGCATTCTGTAGGCCAATTTCAAATGCAGGTGCTGTCAATGTAGAAATAACGGATGGAACTGTAATTTATCCATTAACTTTTAGTTTGTACGATGTTAACGAACCATCTGCTCCTCTGTTTGGACCTTTTACAGTTGCTAGTCCAGAATTATCCTATCAGTTCAATGAGATACCCTCTGGAGATTATTTTGTCAGAGCGGCAGATCAATGCTATAGTCTCGATACAGCTTTTAGTTTAAAAAATGTTAGTGGGCCTGATTTTAGCGTGCAGGCATCTCGATCAATAGTCTGTTCAAATAATCCAAGTGTAATATTATCTTTTAATGGCGCTGATCCCAGTTTGTATGATATCTGGTGGGAGGATTTCTTTGGGAATTTTATTGTTGAAGGTACAGAAATTAAACTTGCGCCAACAGTTAGCACTACTTATATTTGCCAACGTAAATTGAAAGATCGATTTTGTTCAACAAATCAAATAACAGGCCATTATTATAGAGTGAGGGTAACTCCTGAGCCAGATACTTCATTAAAGGTTTCAGATATTAATTGTGATCGGTTTAAACAAAGTAGTATAACGATTTATAATGCACAGGATAGCAGTTTTGAGTATGAACTTCTTGATAAAAATGGAAATTCTTTTGTTCCTTCAATTGTGTTTCCCGGAAATGGTTCAGACCTTAAGATTGCAATACCAGATAGTGTGCCTTTAAATTTAGGAGACCATATAAAAATTAAAGTATCAAATGGTGACGCTGGATGTACCGAAATTTTGACCGATGTTGCAGATGTAGTTGACACTGTTGGTCCAGATACACCTGTATTGTATGATGCTGAAGGGGAATGTTCTGTCACCCTTTCTGCTCCGACAGCTTACGATGCATGCTCTGGACCTGTCACGGGCATAACCGACGCAGTTTTCCCTATAACGTCCCTAGGCGCCACACAGGTGGTCTGGACATTTGATGATGGCAGGGGGAATATCTCCAGGACTGTCCAGAACGTTCTGGTGAAAGACACTTCGGCGCCTGTCGCGCCTGTATTGCCTGATGCTGAAGGGGAATGTTCTGTTACCCTTTCCGTTCCGGAAGCTTACGATACATGCTCTGGGCCTGTTACTGGTACAACTGACACAGTTTTCCCTATAACGTCCCTAGGCGCCACACAGGTGGTCTGGACCTTTGATGACGGCAGTGGGAATATCTCCAAGGCTGTCCAGAACGTTCTGGTGAAAGACAC
The Flavobacterium humidisoli DNA segment above includes these coding regions:
- a CDS encoding gliding motility-associated C-terminal domain-containing protein, translated to MFASDPSGGLGALVASNNSSSTPGSCSGFFANVPSGDFIIRYTDLSPVNGHYNQYSAALKKTGPFEFQHPVKIASYSKGNVKVSTAFCRPISNAGAVNVEITDGTVIYPLTFSLYDVNEPSAPLFGPFTVASPELSYQFNEIPSGDYFVRAADQCYSLDTAFSLKNVSGPDFSVQASRSIVCSNNPSVILSFNGADPSLYDIWWEDFFGNFIVEGTEIKLAPTVSTTYICQRKLKDRFCSTNQITGHYYRVRVTPEPDTSLKVSDINCDRFKQSSITIYNAQDSSFEYELLDKNGNSFVPSIVFPGNGSDLKIAIPDSVPLNLGDHIKIKVSNGDAGCTEILTDVADVVDTVGPDTPVLYDAEGECSVTLSAPTAYDACSGPVTGITDAVFPITSLGATQVVWTFDDGRGNISRTVQNVLVKDTSAPVAPVLPDAEGECSVTLSVPEAYDTCSGPVTGTTDTVFPITSLGATQVVWTFDDGSGNISKAVQNVLVKDTSAPLTPILPDAEGECSVTLSAPTAYDACSGSVTGATDTVFPITSLGATQVVWIFDDGRGNISRAVQNVLVKDTSAPLAPILPDVEGECSVTLSAPTAYDACSGAVSGTTDTVFPITSLGDTQVVWSFDDGRANISKTVQNVQVRNIYQLGKEKTICDNGGSGYRVIVSIEKHGFFNITGNGGTGIWNDNVWTSDVIASGTDYNIKFNDAAGCSSFNVHGSAPSCCRLEIESPPSIAINCKDSLDTFRTGKPIIKNSCGLVKIDFVDSTVSEGCNSFTGNLIREFVVTDTDGSSATCRQLIKITDNEAPIFEGDLPQEIFVDSENIPEPAIISAVDDCDAANVSYNEIKEEVDSCFYRLIRTWTAADSCGNVSVYNQKINVSRNIKVFNGLSLNSDGKNEIFYLEGIECYPYNSVEIFSRWGNRVFSIERYDNKKNVFNGFSNSKGTIFKNEKLPAGTYFYILKYDFKIDGSHDFKNIEKNGYLHIVN